A genomic window from Pungitius pungitius chromosome 12, fPunPun2.1, whole genome shotgun sequence includes:
- the LOC119220110 gene encoding uncharacterized protein LOC119220110 isoform X1: protein MSKSCPELLREAANLIEEALRRSPTAPAAPSQQIPAAQSRTPVQAEVARLFAPYNIGARRNMTRRPAQVQVCRRSYTHTVCCLADHNADKIPSVLFKAELLTSGLGEQKVTFSGNDHDPMVITNKLMEVFPKLQQGGGFEFLKLVGSTRSRNLALLQCPSTGYTLAYLKDPSTMIGQATIYIRPLQQDLSLDCESSRPASGPVIPCITCQKEVPFSEMKLHRLSCNGTPMQESEREQEGGQREENDSETALVSDSVPERSETSAESAVVPAVIVNEELDHKETDSEWKLIKEPTQAAKVFKENLLREHATGKPLRMKMDVRESEEDRERELLLFYKQQQEWACPLHCTLVGDVAIGEGVMRYFMTTIISKLQFGFSLDLGGMGRTLLFEGEPDHLVPAASEALIESNLFRVAGRMLAHTFLHDGPHVTGLSPAVIHVLFNGDPEMATVVVKDCPDLHIRSIIELLEHEELTPEQKDTVSDLSMSWDLPAVTKTNRRWLHNKLLLHAVVGRTMRQIKQLRKGLKDVMVWPLLTSRPDVVPLLFPKMAEMQFTPQMLLEKITWPVEDSDDEDFDLDTTCRITGFLRMFIETASSGTLAQLLTFWVGWEMLPPELIVEISGGTLPTSSTCFETLKLPAHFKIYMDFEKALVAAIKSTGFGLV from the exons atgtcaaaaagttgCCCAGAGCTGCTGAGAGAAGCAGCGAATTTGATTGAGGAAGCTCTGCGCAGAAGTCCAACGGCTCCGGCGGCTCCGTCACAGCAGATACCGGCCGCTCAATCACGTACACCTGTCCAAG CGGAGGTAGCAAGGCTCTTTGCGCCATATAACATTGGAGCCAGAAGGAATATGACGAGACGACCAGCACAAGTCCAAGTTTGCCGAagaagctacacacacaccgtctgttGTTTGGCTGACCACAATGCGGATAAAATTCCAAGCGTACTGTTTAAAGCTGAACTTCTTACTTCAGGACTTGGAGAGCAAAAAGTAACATTTTCAG ggAATGACCACGATCCCATGGTTATAACAAATAAACTGATGGAAGTGTTTCCGAAGCTCCAACAAGGTGGAGGCTTTGAATTTCTAAAACTTGTAGGATCGACTCGCAGTCGAAATCTTGCATTGCTTCAGTGTCCCAGCACTGGATACACCCTTGCCTATCTGAAAGATCCATCGACGATGATTGGACAGGCTACCATCTACATACGTCCACTTCAACAGGATCTATCCTTAGATTGT gaGAGCTCACGTCCTGCCTCTGGTCCAGTCATCCCCTGCATCACTTGTCAGAAGGAAGTTCCCTTTTCAGAGATGAAGCTGCACAGATTGAGCTGCAATGG GACACCCATGCAGGAATCAGAAAGAGAACAAGAGGGaggccaaagggaagaaaatgatAGTGAGACCGCCCTAGTCAGTGACAGTGTTCCAGAGAGGTCTGAAACATCAGCCGAGAGTGCAGTAGTACCAGCAGTGATTGTTAACGAGGAGTTGGATCACAAAGAAACAGACAGTG AATGGAAGCTTATTAAAGAACCCACTCAAGCTGCCAAAGTTTTCAAAGAGAATCTGCTAAGGGAACATGCAACTGGGAAACCACTTAGAATGAAGATGGATGTAAGGGAGTCTGAAGAGGACCGGGAACGGGAGCTTCTCTTATTCTATAAACAGCAGCAAGAATGGGCATGTCCACTTCATTGTACTCTGGTTG GTGATGttgctatcggagagggagtgATGCGGTACTTTATGACAACAATCATATCCAAACTCCAGTTTGGATTCAGTCTAGATCTTG GAGGAATGGGCCGAACACTGCTATTTGAGGGTGAACCTGACCATCTTGTtccagcagcatcagaggcaCTTATTGAAAGCAACCTCTTCCGGGTTGCAGGAAGGATGTTGGCCCACACCTTTCTGCATGACGGTCCCCATGTCACAGGATTAAGTCCTGCTGTAATTCATGTACTCTTCAATGGGGACCCTGAAATGGCTACTGTTGTTGTTAAAGACTGTCCTGATCTGCACATCAGGAGCATCATAGAACTG CTTGAACATGAAGAACTTACACCGGAACAGAAAGACACAGTTTCAGATCTTTCCATGTCTTGGGATCTTCCGGCAGTCACCAAAACAAATCGGAGATGGCTACATAATAAACTTCTACTCCATGCA GTCGTTGGGAGGACCATGCGCCAAATTAAACAGTTGAGAAAGGGACTGAAAGATGTGATGGTATGGCCCCTGCTGACATCTAGGCCAGATGTTGTCCCACTTCTTTTCCCCAAAATGGCTGAAATGCAGTTCACACCCCAG atGCTCCTAGAAAAAATCACATGGCCAGTTGAGGACAGTGATGATGAAGACTTTGACTTGGACACCACCTGCCGCATCACTGGCTTTTTAAGGATGTTCATTGAAACAG CTTCATCAGGTACCCTGGCCCAGCTGCTGACATTCTGGGTTGGCTGGGAGATGCTTCCTCCTGAATTGATAGTGGAGATTTCTGGGGGAACCCTTCCTACGTCCTCCACATGCTTTGAAACCCTAAAGCTGCCAGCTCATTTCAAAATCTACATGGACTTTGAGAAAGCACTTGTCGCTGCTATAAAAAGTACTGGATTTGGGCTGGTTTAA
- the LOC119220110 gene encoding G2/M phase-specific E3 ubiquitin-protein ligase-like isoform X2, whose amino-acid sequence MEWKLIKEPTQAAKVFKENLLREHATGKPLRMKMDVRESEEDRERELLLFYKQQQEWACPLHCTLVGDVAIGEGVMRYFMTTIISKLQFGFSLDLGGMGRTLLFEGEPDHLVPAASEALIESNLFRVAGRMLAHTFLHDGPHVTGLSPAVIHVLFNGDPEMATVVVKDCPDLHIRSIIELLEHEELTPEQKDTVSDLSMSWDLPAVTKTNRRWLHNKLLLHAVVGRTMRQIKQLRKGLKDVMVWPLLTSRPDVVPLLFPKMAEMQFTPQMLLEKITWPVEDSDDEDFDLDTTCRITGFLRMFIETASSGTLAQLLTFWVGWEMLPPELIVEISGGTLPTSSTCFETLKLPAHFKIYMDFEKALVAAIKSTGFGLV is encoded by the exons ATGG AATGGAAGCTTATTAAAGAACCCACTCAAGCTGCCAAAGTTTTCAAAGAGAATCTGCTAAGGGAACATGCAACTGGGAAACCACTTAGAATGAAGATGGATGTAAGGGAGTCTGAAGAGGACCGGGAACGGGAGCTTCTCTTATTCTATAAACAGCAGCAAGAATGGGCATGTCCACTTCATTGTACTCTGGTTG GTGATGttgctatcggagagggagtgATGCGGTACTTTATGACAACAATCATATCCAAACTCCAGTTTGGATTCAGTCTAGATCTTG GAGGAATGGGCCGAACACTGCTATTTGAGGGTGAACCTGACCATCTTGTtccagcagcatcagaggcaCTTATTGAAAGCAACCTCTTCCGGGTTGCAGGAAGGATGTTGGCCCACACCTTTCTGCATGACGGTCCCCATGTCACAGGATTAAGTCCTGCTGTAATTCATGTACTCTTCAATGGGGACCCTGAAATGGCTACTGTTGTTGTTAAAGACTGTCCTGATCTGCACATCAGGAGCATCATAGAACTG CTTGAACATGAAGAACTTACACCGGAACAGAAAGACACAGTTTCAGATCTTTCCATGTCTTGGGATCTTCCGGCAGTCACCAAAACAAATCGGAGATGGCTACATAATAAACTTCTACTCCATGCA GTCGTTGGGAGGACCATGCGCCAAATTAAACAGTTGAGAAAGGGACTGAAAGATGTGATGGTATGGCCCCTGCTGACATCTAGGCCAGATGTTGTCCCACTTCTTTTCCCCAAAATGGCTGAAATGCAGTTCACACCCCAG atGCTCCTAGAAAAAATCACATGGCCAGTTGAGGACAGTGATGATGAAGACTTTGACTTGGACACCACCTGCCGCATCACTGGCTTTTTAAGGATGTTCATTGAAACAG CTTCATCAGGTACCCTGGCCCAGCTGCTGACATTCTGGGTTGGCTGGGAGATGCTTCCTCCTGAATTGATAGTGGAGATTTCTGGGGGAACCCTTCCTACGTCCTCCACATGCTTTGAAACCCTAAAGCTGCCAGCTCATTTCAAAATCTACATGGACTTTGAGAAAGCACTTGTCGCTGCTATAAAAAGTACTGGATTTGGGCTGGTTTAA
- the LOC134133020 gene encoding uncharacterized protein LOC134133020 isoform X1 — protein sequence MEDLRELSRELVRDILNLAEDVEAGPAESEHVASKAEELIEVVGVISALSDEDIDHRVIANLEEVVHRFSGTRAHQAQHTQGPGRLPFDIPSAVLEHQVLCGVPAVQIAAMFGVSKRTIKRRMQQYSLRKTDLYSAVNDEELDHIVSEIHRSHPNTGYKLMRGHLNARGVRVPISRLQESLRRVDAEGVHMRRLRLRVLRRRQYFVPGPNSLWHIDGHHKLIRWRFVVHGGVDGFSRLVVYLTVAGNNRAHTVLQSFIAAVEQYGLPSRVRSDKGGENADVAEFMIRSRGTDRNSHITGRSVHNQRIERMWRDVYEHALDLFYQIFTSLEDQGTLNPDNEVHLFALHRIFLPLVQQSLDSFRDAWNFHGLRTERNQSPQQLWRRYREQGPEEDPTEISEEYGIDWNGPHGLHGGTVSVPEVQLARELSDEEVAILPAPGVSVTDALRLYVETVEVLSRILD from the exons ATGGAGGATCTCCGTGAACTTTCCAGGGAGTTGGTGAGAGACATTTTAAACTTAGCAGAGGATGTAGAAGCAGGACCTGCTGAATCAGAGCATGTAGCTAGTAAAGCAGAGGAACTTATTGAAGTTGTTGGAGTCATTTCCGCACTTTCCGACGAAGATATCGACCACAGAGTGATTGCAAATCTAGAAGAAGTTGTCCACCGCTTCTCTGGTACCAGGGCGCATCaggcccaacacacacagggaccgGGGCGTTTGCCGTTTGACATACCGAGTGCAGTTCTGGAGCACCAAGTTCTTTGTGGAGTTCCCGCAGTTCAAATTGCAGCGATGTTCGGAGTGTCAAAAAGGACTATCAAGAGGCGCATGCAACAATACAGTTTAAG aAAAACCGATCTCTATTCAGCTGTGAATGATGAGGAGTTGGACCATATTGTAAGTGAAATTCACAGAAGTCATCCAAACACCGGCTACAAGCTAATGCGTGGTCACCTGAATGCAAGAGGTGTGCGTGTTCCAA TCTCAAGACTGCAAGAGTCTTTACGCAGAGTAGATGCAGAGGGAGTCCACATGAGACGTCTGAGGCTGCGTGTATTAAGGCgacggcagtattttgttcctggcccaaactctttgtggcatatagatggccaccataagctcatcag gtggagatttgttgtccacggtggggtggatggattcagtcgtttagtggTCTACCTGACTGTGGCTGGCAATAACAGAGCTCATACGGTCTTACAGAGCTTTATCGCCGCTGTTGAGCAGTATGGGCTGCCATCAAGGGTACGGTCTGATAAAGGGGGGGAGAATGCAGATGTAGCAGAATTCATGATCAGAAGCAGAGGTACCGACAGGAATTCACACATCACAGGCAGAAGTGTCCACAATCAGCg AATAGAGAGGATGTGGAGAGATGTTTATGAACATGCCCTGGACCTCTTCTATCAGATCTTTACTTCATTGGAAGATCAGGGAACACTGAATCCAGACAATGAAGTCCATCTTTTCGCTCTGCACCGGATTTTCCTTCCACTGGTCCAGCAAAGCCTAGACTCTTTTCGCGACGCTTGGAACTTTCACGGTCTGAGAACTGAAAGGAATCAGTCACCACAGCAACTCTGGAGAAGATACAGAGAGCAAGGCCCTGAGGAGGATCCTACTGAG ATTTCTGAAGAGTATGGGATCGACTGGAACGGACCTCACGGCCTTCATGGAGGCACTGTATCAGTCCCTGAGGTTCAGCTGGCCCGTGAGCTCTCAGATGAAGAGGTTGCAATTTTGCCAGCTCCAGGAGTTTCTGTTACTGATGCGCTTAGATTATATGTAGAGACTGTGGAAGTGTTATCAAGAATCTTAGACTGA
- the LOC134133020 gene encoding uncharacterized protein LOC134133020 isoform X2: MEDLRELSRELVRDILNLAEDVEAGPAESEHVASKAEELIEVVGVISALSDEDIDHRVIANLEEVVHRFSGTRAHQAQHTQGPGRLPFDIPSAVLEHQVLCGVPAVQIAAMFGVSKRTIKRRMQQYSLRKTDLYSAVNDEELDHIVSEIHRSHPNTGYKLMRGHLNARGVRVPISRLQESLRRVDAEGVHMRRLRLRVLRRRQYFVPGPNSLWHIDGHHKLIRWRFVVHGGVDGFSRLVVYLTVAGNNRAHTVLQSFIAAVEQYGLPSRVRSDKGGENADVAEFMIRSRGTDRNSHITGRSVHNQR; this comes from the exons ATGGAGGATCTCCGTGAACTTTCCAGGGAGTTGGTGAGAGACATTTTAAACTTAGCAGAGGATGTAGAAGCAGGACCTGCTGAATCAGAGCATGTAGCTAGTAAAGCAGAGGAACTTATTGAAGTTGTTGGAGTCATTTCCGCACTTTCCGACGAAGATATCGACCACAGAGTGATTGCAAATCTAGAAGAAGTTGTCCACCGCTTCTCTGGTACCAGGGCGCATCaggcccaacacacacagggaccgGGGCGTTTGCCGTTTGACATACCGAGTGCAGTTCTGGAGCACCAAGTTCTTTGTGGAGTTCCCGCAGTTCAAATTGCAGCGATGTTCGGAGTGTCAAAAAGGACTATCAAGAGGCGCATGCAACAATACAGTTTAAG aAAAACCGATCTCTATTCAGCTGTGAATGATGAGGAGTTGGACCATATTGTAAGTGAAATTCACAGAAGTCATCCAAACACCGGCTACAAGCTAATGCGTGGTCACCTGAATGCAAGAGGTGTGCGTGTTCCAA TCTCAAGACTGCAAGAGTCTTTACGCAGAGTAGATGCAGAGGGAGTCCACATGAGACGTCTGAGGCTGCGTGTATTAAGGCgacggcagtattttgttcctggcccaaactctttgtggcatatagatggccaccataagctcatcag gtggagatttgttgtccacggtggggtggatggattcagtcgtttagtggTCTACCTGACTGTGGCTGGCAATAACAGAGCTCATACGGTCTTACAGAGCTTTATCGCCGCTGTTGAGCAGTATGGGCTGCCATCAAGGGTACGGTCTGATAAAGGGGGGGAGAATGCAGATGTAGCAGAATTCATGATCAGAAGCAGAGGTACCGACAGGAATTCACACATCACAGGCAGAAGTGTCCACAATCAGCggtaa
- the LOC119221144 gene encoding WAP, Kazal, immunoglobulin, Kunitz and NTR domain-containing protein 2-like — protein sequence MWWMLFPRWIWFLLGPSYTILIYSGGSRVRAMPMPMSVAKVVYSHAGLCPNDLNPNLWVDAMSTCMRECESDQDCETFEKCCRNVCGNKSCVASRYIDVKGNKGPIGMPQGATCDKFMCSQQGSECDIWDGQPVCKCRDRCEREPHFTCASDGMTYYNKCYMDAEACSKGISISEVTCRYHLTWPNTSPVPAETTLRPTTALQTTLPADIQLPAIHSGLTQQAVFVGETASFLCDVSGKPRPQVTWEKQLKGKENTVMRPNHVEGNVVVTNVGQLVIYNAQLQDAGIYTCTAKNVGGSAASHFPLVVIGREAKGKSAEGNDTNLPFPAEECLKSPDTDDCGEESMTWYYEPKRNNCFTFTYSQCNKNRNHFDAYETCMLSCGGELAAPCSLPSLQGPCKAYEPRWAYSNSLKKCQSFVYGGCGGNENRFESREACEEMCPYPKNRKCKACKPRAKMVSSYCRSDFVILGRVTELTEEQESGHALVTVEEILRDEKMGLRFFGKEPLEVTLLNMDWNCPCPNITTTDGQLIIMGDVQNGMAVLQPDSFVGPSSVRRIRKLREVIHKKTCDLLRDFSAVQ from the exons ATGTGGTGGATGCTGTTTCCCCGATGGATTTGGTTTCTCCTGGGACCCTCTTATACTATTCTCATTTACTCGGGGGGCAGCCGCGTGAGAGCGATGCCGATGCCCATGTCCGTGGCCAAAGTGGTGTACTCTCACGCGGGGCTGTGCCCGAATGACCTGAACCCCAACCTGTGGGTGGATGCTATGAGCACCTGCATGCGCGAGTGTGAATCCGACCAG GACTGTGAGACATTTGAGAAGTGCTGCCGTAACGTGTGTGGTAACAAGAGCTGCGTGGCATCACGCTACATAGACGTCAAGGGCAACAAGGGCCCGATAGGAATGCCGCAGGGCGCCACCTGCGACAAGTTCATGTGCTCTCAGCAAGGGTCCGAGTGCGACATCTGGGACGGCCAGCCCGTTTGTAAGTGTCGGGACCGCTGCGAGAGAGAACCCCACTTCACGTGTGCGTCAGACGGCATGACATACTATAACAAGTGCTACATGGATGCAGAGGCCTGTTCCAAGGGTATCTCTATCTCTGAGGTCACCTGCAG GTACCATCTGACCTGGCCAAACACCAGTCCCGTCCCAGCAGAGACCACCTTACGCCCCACCACCGCCCTCCAGACCACCCTCCCCGCTGACATCCAGCTGCCCGCCATTCACAGCGGCCTCACCCAACAGGCAGTCTTCGTGGGCGAGACGGCCAGCTTCCTGTGCGACGTGTCTGGAAAGCCGCGCCCGCAGGTCACATGGGAGAAACAACTGAAGGGCAAGGAGAACACCGTCATGAGGCCTAATCACGTCGAAGGGAACGTCGTGGTCACCAACGTGGGCCAGCTCGTCATATACAACGCGCAACTTCAGGACGCCGGCATTTACACCTGCACGGCCAAAAATGTCGGGGGGAGCGCGGCGTCCCACTTTCCCCTGGTGGTGATCGGGAGGGAGGCGAAAGGTAAGAGCGCGGAGGGAAACGACACCAACCTGCCGTTTCCAGCCGAAGAGTGTCTGAAGAGTCCGGACACGGACGACTGCGGGGAGGAGAGCATGACCTGGTACTACGAACCAAAGAGGAACAATTGCTTCACCTTCACCTACAGTCAGTGCAACAAGAACCGCAACCACTTCGACGCGTACGAAACCTGCATGCTGTCGTGCGGCGGAGAGCTGGCGGCGCCGTGCAGCCTCCCGAGTCTTCAGGGGCCCTGCAAGGCCTACGAGCCTCGCTGGGCTTACAGCAACAGCCTGAAAAAGTGCCAGTCCTTCGTGTACGGAGGCTGCGGTGGCAACGAGAACCGCTTCGAGTCCCGGGAGGCCTGCGAAGAGATGTGCCCGTATCCCAAGAACCGCAAGTGCAAGGCGTGCAAACCCCGGGCCAAGATGGTCAGCAGCTATTGCAGGAGCGACTTTGTGATCCTGGGCCGCGTGACCGAGCTGACGGAGGAGCAGGAGTCGGGCCACGCGCTGGTGACGGTGGAGGAGATCCTGAGGGACGAGAAGATGGGCCTGAGGTTCTTTGGCAAAGAGCCTTTGGAGGTGACTCTCCTGAACATGGACTGGAACTGCCCCTGCCCCAACATCACCACCACCGACGGGCAGCTCATCATCATGGGGGATGTCCAGAACGGGATGGCCGTCCTGCAGCCAGACAGCTTCGTGGGACCCTCCAGCGTTCGTCGAATAAGGAAGCTCCGGGAGGTCATCCACAAGAAGACCTGTGATTTACTGAGAGATTTCTCTGCCGTTCAGTAG
- the ankrd40 gene encoding ankyrin repeat domain-containing protein 40: MSTTSLDKELQERLREASAIGDIDEVRTLVESGVNVNSQNEINGWTCLHWACKRNHKHIVSYLLSYGADQEILTAKDELASQLTSKPEIKRLLGVEVEDVPEVKEPELPIIPNYLSNPAFMYSKMDKSEILLARHLAQNSSGEDAEDTPSDSPSLSPSHKLPKPQSRFSDGLSPPPGAPTHSQAHGDFIPVTEQNGTSHSPASSHQNAAANCAVPMDLAGNRGDYAPAGAHNGTVCSPPLASPSPSVASSSGSQVQAPGASANPTMSRQQSLPQQLNYGQAGGPVAAFQPFFFTSTFPVNVQELVLKVRIQNPNARENDFIEVELDRQELTYRSLLRVCCRELDISTEHVEKIRKLPNTMLRKDKDVARLQDFQELEVVLEKSEGLSLFSGTGGLTDRPCYNMKASRLTY; this comes from the exons ATGTCCACCACTTCGTTGGATAAAGAACTACAGGAGCGGCTGAGAGAGGCGTCTGCCATCGGGGACATCGACGAAGTGCGGACATTGGTGGAGAGTGGAGTAAACGTTAATTCCCAGAACGAAATAAATGGCTG GACATGCCTGCACTGGGCATGCAAGAGGAACCATAAGCACATCGTGTCCTACCTACTCAGTTATGGAGCGGACCAAGAGATCCTCACAGCTAAGGATGAGTTGGCCTCGCAACTTACATCCAAACCAGAGATCAAGCGGCTTCTGGGAG TCGAAGTGGAGGATGTGCCTGAAGTCAAGGAGCCTGAGTTGCCAATCATCCCCAACTACCTGTCCAACCCAGCCTTCATGTACTCCAAGATGGATAAGTCCGAGATCCTCCTGGCGCGGCACCTCGCACAGAACAGTTCTGGAGAAGACGCGGAAGACACGCCGAGCGATTCCCCCTCCCTGTCCCCGTCTCACAAGCTTCCCAAACCCCAGAGCCGCTTCTCTGACGGCCTCTCGCCTCCCCCGGGCGCCCCCACCCACAGCCAGGCCCATGGGGACTTCATCCCTGTGACTGAGCAGAACGGCACGTCGCACAGCCCGGCCTCGTCGCACCAAAACGCAGCCGCAAACTGCGCGGTGCCCATGGACCTCGCCGGCAACCGCGGCGACTACGCGCCCGCAGGGGCCCACAACGGGACCGTGTGCTCGCCTCCGTTGGCCTCGCCCAGCCCCAGCGTGGCCAGCAGCAGCGGGAGTCAGGTCCAGGCCCCGGGGGCCAGCGCTAACCCAACTATGAGCCGGCAGCAGTCTCTCCCCCAgcagctgaactacggccaggCCGGCGGGCCTGTGGCGGCCTTCCAGCCTTTCTTCTTCACCAGCACCTTCCCTGTCAACgtgcaag AGCTGGTGCTGAAGGTGCGCATCCAGAACCCCAACGCGCGGGAGAACGACTTCATCGAAGTGGAGCTGGACCGCCAGGAGCTCACCTATCGCTCCCTTCTGAGGGTGTGTTGCCGGGAGTTGGACATCAGCACAGAGCACGTGGAGAAGATCCGCAAGCTGCCCAACACCATGTTGAGAAAG GACAAGGACGTCGCTCGGCTGCAGGACTTTCAGGAGCTCGAGGTCGTGTTGGAGAAATCCGAGGGCTTGTCCCTTTTCTCCGGCACCGGGGGCCTAACGGACAGACCCTGCTACAACATGAAGGCCTCCCGCCTCACCTACTAG
- the luc7l3 gene encoding luc7-like protein 3: MLSAAQLLDELMGRDRNLAPDEKRCNVRWDDETKVCRYYLCGFCPAELFTNTRSDLGPCEKIHDENLRITYEKSSRFMKEGYERDFLRYLQSLLAEVERRIRRGHARLALSQAQQNAGGPGPSGKNEEKGQVLTEKIEDLVLQIEELGSEGRVEEAQGMMKLVEQLKEERELLGSNPSTIESFAAQEKQMEVCEVCGAFLIVGDAQSRVDDHLMGKQHMGYAKIKSTVEELKEKLRRRSEEPQAESPALKKDREDREREREEREKKRKEEEEKEKEREKEREKEKEREKERERERDRERDRERDRDRDRERDRRARRSNSNSRHSSRVSERKRSRSRDRRRSRSRDKERERERKRSRSRDREREKRRSRERIERKRRSRSRDRKRSRTPERKSHRHRSRSRDREEKRDRDRERSSKDKDRKGTEERSSSKKDKHSDSDAAAIKASPGAEVVEKGAGAPASPRLNGQQELHHSEGDTQSN, encoded by the exons ATGCTTTCAGCAGCCCAGTTACTCGATGAGCTGATGGGCCGTGATCGAAATCTGGCCCCGGATGAGAAGCGATGCAACGTGCGATGGGACGACGAGACT AAAGTATGTCGATACTATCTGTGTGGCTTCTGCCCAGCTGAGCTGTTCACCAACACCCGCTCAGACTTGG GACCATGTGAGAAAATCCATGATGAAAATCTTCGAATAAC GTATGAGAAAAGCTCTCGGTTCATGAAGGAGGGCTATGAGCGGGACTTCCTGCGCTATTTGCAGTCGCTCCTGGCCGAGGTGGAGCGGCGGATCCGCAGGGGGCATGCCAGGCTCGCCCTCTCCCAGGCCCAGCAGAATGCAGGG GGTCCAGGTCCATCAGGAAAGAATGAAGAGAAGGGCCAGGTTCTAACAGAGAAGATTGAAGACCTGGTCTTACAG ATTGAGGAGCTGGGCTCGGAGGGCAGAGTGGAGGAGGCCCAGGGAATGATGAAGCTGgtggagcagctgaaggaggagagagagctgcTTGGGTCCAACCCCTCG ACCATCGAGAGCTTTGCGGCCCAGGAGAAACAGATGGAGGTGTGCGAGGTGTGTGGGGCCTTTCTCATTGTGGGTGACGCACAGTCTCGAGTGGATGACCACTTGATGGGCAAACAACACATGGGCTACGCCAAGATAAAGTCCACCGTGGAGGAGCTCAAG GAGAAACTACGTCGTCGCTCAGAGGAACCGCAGGCTGAAAGCCCGGCTCTTAAGAAGGACAGAGAAGACCGTGAGCGTGAacgagaagagagggagaagaagcgcaaggaggaggaagagaaggagaaggaacgGGAGAAGGAGCGCGAAAAGGAGAAGGAACGGGAGAAGGAGCGCGAAcgggagagggacagagagcgaGACCGGGAGAGGGACCGGGACAGAGACCGGGAGAGGGACCGGAGGGCCCGCCGAAGCAACTCCAACAGCCGCCATTCTAGCAGAGTGTCGGAAAGGAAAAGGAGCCGATCCAGAGATCGCAGGAGGTCCAggagcagagacaaagagagggagagggaacgCAAACGCAGCAG GAGCcgagacagggagagggagaagaggcgcAGCCGCGAGCGCATTGAAAGAAAGCGCCGCTCCCGCAGTCGCGACCGTAAGAGGTCACGCACCCCAGAGCGCAAATCTCACCGCCATCGCAGCCGCAGTCGGGaccgggaggagaagagagaccGGGACAGGGAGCGGTCATCGAAAGACAAAG ACCGTaaggggacagaggagaggagcagctccAAGAAAGACAAGCACTCTGACAGCGATGCGGCGGCCATCAAGGCTTCGCCGGGAGCGGAAGTGGTGGAGAAAGGGGCGGgtgcccccgcctcccctcggCTTAACGGCCAGCAAGAGCTCCACCATTCTGAAGGTGACACTCAGTCCAATTAA